From Camelina sativa cultivar DH55 chromosome 7, Cs, whole genome shotgun sequence, one genomic window encodes:
- the LOC104702637 gene encoding serine/threonine-protein kinase ATR, whose product MANDNNLSSLVHELRERLAASSSTPANSSGEEDALEIRFRAVFPNLLNTYLVPSLGNGREVTAVLKLVGHTARNIPGVFYHGSPAAILPVIARIIPFFAEPDFVPAHGVLLETVGSLLMLLRSNSRKAYRMFFHDSLQAIEDMQPIASRHSNEPEICESHIPFRCFCMSFSGILGDTCHLCDLPDANKPRDGDGLVLNLLGAKRWQPFATCILKLICKCLTEGTLYVHGLIHTSFVKAACSLVCGGGADLQMACFEFASLIGSILTFNILPHVGLIQSIILLLSADEEGLPVYRNAIYDATIGRFLTALYSSCSDVAIKLTAESLVLVFPHALQRTNSEELKASLCGAYARIVKSCPPRIWKLHCLPELLHLSKPCYQLIECFKAVLVILGPGCVRGKTTKCGSHTSTASDTPVLEINVGKKRHIKDGRAYKRKRQKVGDDIQREVYLDPEFSSETDGKDAVSLREMLISTVESLKPPPAGPSLLQTEISIVALTMLSNAFCFSPWTDMTHRLFHQMYAWIPWITEQVEKENPIMFDISIYLEGIHNILLVPDLDSRYEYTSKGNDLVAIQFLLKLPWTHCMLFKKPSSLVKSKCLSVGIWTKLGLQDGSGFNIFNRALSDDFEQVRAVAVISMPLKVLFSGLDALLHIFPRLEDLLKEKQLMVKKAIPQSLGFLSCLYGSSTTRSEKTACHLFLHEDLKKDETLNCLLQGFQCSKCDKFIESKDEKHFIIIEPPEMVKLEMDHHRDYFNLQLYFNLLNDESSEETQLACVEVIRRILGHTPPDILVRTRSQWIECLEYLLLHVNTDVREAFCAQIGIFVQHPILGCLFHGDDAMEKSCEQKFFSLIEHSLATAKELLVIQTLLETTAEVMVAVDVTSELFMFCLFLLIDQLDHPNLIIRINASRLINRSSYIHVKGGFATLLSRVAHIQNELFDNLSARLTSRPNVVREFAEAVLGVETEEIVRKMVPVVLPKLLVYRQENADAANTLNELARLLDTDVVPLIVIWLPRVLAFALNQKEDKNLLSVLQLYHSQIGSDNQEIFAAALPALLDELVCFVDIADIPETDRRLQRLPEAIKKISKVLTNTEDLPGFLQNHFVGLLNSIDRKMLHADDIFLQKQALKRIKLLIEMMGHYLSTYVPKLMVLLMHAIDKDALQSEGLLVLHFFARKLAAVSPSSINYVISQVFAALIPFLEKEKEGPHVHLEEVVNILEELVLKNRDILKQRICEFPLLPSIPSLGELNNAIQEARGLMSLKDQFRDIVNGMKHENLNVRYMVACELSKLLYHRNEDVAALIAGELVSDMEIVNSLITSLLQGCAEESRTTVGQRFKLVCADCLGAIGAIDPAKVRVASCSRFKIQCSDDDLIFELIHKHLARAFRAAQDTIIQDSAALAIQELLKIAGCEPSLAGNVVLFTPQECVQVNVSGSRRCGSNSEVKDRGKKLWDRFSNYVKELIAPCLTSRFQLPNVSDPGSAGPIYQPSMSFRRWLSYWIRKLTAHATGSRVSIFAACRGIVRHDMQTATYLLPYLVLNVVCHGTEAARLSISEEILSVLDAAASENSGVTINSFGVGQSEVCVQAVFTLLDNLGQWVDDVKQGAALSSSMQLSGGRQVAPKLKDQVSTLTTEQDHLLVQCKYVLELLLAIPKVTLARASFRCQAYARSLMYLESHVRGKSGSLNPAAEKTGIFENADVSSLMGIYSCLDEPDGLSGFASLSKSLSLQDQLLINKKSGNWAEVFTACEQALQMEPTSVQRHSDVLNCLLNMCHHQTMVTHVDGLISRVPEYKKTWCTQGVQAAWRLGKWELMDEYLGGADAEGLLFSSSDSNASFDRDVAKILQAMMKKDQYSVAERIAISKQALIAPLAAAGMDSYTRAYPFVVKLHLLRELEDFQGVLNGDSYLEKSFSTSDPVFSKVVDNWENRLRFTQSSLWTREPLLAFRRLVFGASGLGSQVGNCWLQYAKLCRLAGHYETAHRAILEAQASGAPNVHMEKAKLLWITRRSDSAIIELQQSLLNMHEGVVDSTVISSIKSLLMAPPNQEPTVRNTQSFKEKKDVAKTLLLYSKWIHHSGQKQKKDVLNLYTQVKDLLPWEKGYFHLAKYYDELYVDARKCQQESSLLSSAGSKKGSVSSNLSTEKAGCDYLFKGMYFYAKALHSGHKNLFQALPRLLTLWFDFGTIYKTSGSAGNKELKSTHMKIMSLMRGCLKDLPTYQWLTVLPQLVSRICHQNGDTVLMVKNIITSVLHQFPQQGLWIMAAVSKSTVPARREAAAEIIQGARKGFNQGDRGHNLFIQFASLTDHFIKLCFHGGQPRSKVINIATEFSALKRMMPLDIIMPIQQSLTISLPAFDMNNNERHSASVFSDSDLPTISGIADEAEILSSLQRPKKIILLGNDGIEYPFLCKPKDDLRKDARMMEFTAMINRLLSKYPESRRRKLYIRTFAVAPLTEDCGLVEWVPHTRGLRHILQDIYISCGKFDRQKTNPQIKRIYDQCAVKKEYEMLKTKILPMFPPVFHKWFLTTFSEPAAWFRSRVAYAHTTAVWSMVGHIVGLGDRHGENILFDSTSGDCVHVDFSCLFDKGLQLEKPELVPFRLTQNMIDGLGITGYEGIFMRVCEITLTVLRTHRETLMSILETFIHDPLVEWTKTHKSSGVEVQNPHAQRAISSIEARLQGVVVGVPLPVEGQAHRLIADAVSLENLGKMYIWWMPWF is encoded by the exons ATGGCCAACGACAATAATCTCTCCAGCTTGGTTCACGAACTCCGTGAACGGCTCGCCGCATCCTCCTCCACTCCGGCTAACTCTTCCGGAGAAGAAGATGCTCTAGAGATTCGATTTCGGGCCGTCTTCCCCAATCTTTTGAATACCTACCTTGTTCCTTCTCTCG GTAACGGGAGGGAAGTTACGGCTGTTCTGAAGCTTGTTGGTCATACAGCAAGGAACATTCCAGGAGTTTTCTATCACGGAAGCCCTGCGGCTATTCTCCCTGTGATTGCTCGTATTATCCCCTTCTTTGCTGAACCAGACTTTGT TCCTGCGCATGGAGTACTACTTGAAACTGTTGGCTCTCTCTTAATGTTGCTGCGTTCCAACTCAAGGAAGGCGTACCGGATGTTCTTCCATGACTCTTTGCAGGCCATTGAAG ATATGCAACCTATTGCATCACGTCACTCAAATGAACCAGAAATCTGTGAATCTCACATTCCATTTAGGTGTTTCTGTATGTCCTTTTCTGGAATTTTGGGTGATACTTGTCATCTCTGTGATCTGCCAGATGCTAATAAGCCCAGAGATGGGGATGGCCTTGTGTTGAACTTATTGGGAGCCAAACGATGGCAACCTTTTGCTACTTGTATCCTTAAGCTCATCTGTAAATGCCTAACTGAGGGGACACTCTACGTCCACGGTCTCATCCATACATCATTTGTCAAAGCTGCTTGTTCTCTAGTATGCGGTGGTGGTGCAGATTTGCAGATG GCATGCTTTGAATTTGCTTCTCTTATCGGATCAATCCTTACTTTCAACATCCTCCCTCATGTGGGCTTGATTCAGTCAATCATCCTCCTTTTAAGTGCAGATGAAGAAGGACTTCCTGTGTACAG AAATGCGATTTACGATGCTACTATTGGGCGTTTCCTTACGGCATTATATTCCAGCTGTTCTGATGTCGCTATCAAACTAACTGCAGAAAGTTTAGTGTTGGTCTTCCCTCATGCTTTACAGAGAACAAACAGTGAGGAGCTTAAG gCTTCCCTGTGCGGAGCATATGCACGGATTGTGAAATCTTGTCCTCCTCGTATATGGAAGCTACATTGCCTTCCAGAGTTGCTTCATCTTTCAAAACCTTGTTATCAATTGATAGAATGTTTTAAAGCTGTTCTTGTAATTCTTGGACCTGGTTGTGTTCGAGGTAAGACAACCAAATGTGGTAGTCATACATCAACAGCAAGTGATACACCTGTCCTAGAAATTAACGTTGGAAAAAAAAGGCATATTAAGGATGGACGTGCTTACAAAAGGAAGCGCCAGAAGGTTGGTGATGATATTCAACGAGAGGTTTACTTGGATCCTGAATTTTCCAGTGAGACTGATGGAAAAGATGCTGTTAGTCTGCGTGAGATGCTTATTTCAACTGTAGAATCTTTAAAGCCTCCACCTGCTGGACCTAGTCTGTTACAGACTGAAATTTCAATTGTGGCACTTACCATGCTCAGCAATGCATTTTGTTTCTCTCCCTGGACTGACATGACTCATCGCTTGTTTCACCAGATGTATGCCTGGATTCCCTGGATAACTGAGCAG GTTGAGAAAGAAAATCCTATAATGTTCGATATTTCAATTTACTTGGAAGGAATTCACAATATTCTGCTTGTGCCTG ATTTGGATTCAAGGTATGAATATACAAGTAAAGGGAATGATCTGGTTGCCATACAATTCCTGCTGAAGCTTCCATGGACGCACTGCATGCTGTTTAAGAAGCCTAGCTCTCTAGTAAAGTCTAAGTGTTTATCTGTGGGAATATGGACAAAGCTTGGTTTACAAGATGGGAgtggttttaatatttttaatcggGCTCTTTCTGATGATTTTGAACAAGTGCGAGCTGTTGCTGTTATCTCTATGCCCCTCAAAGTTCTTTTCTCTGGTCTTGATGCCCTTCTTCATATATTCCCAAGACTGGA GGATTTGTTGAAAGAAAAGCAATTGATGGTTAAGAAGGCCATTCCTCAGTCCCTTGGCTTCTTATCTTGTCTTTATGGGTCAAGTACAACCCGCTCAGAGAAAACTGCATGCCATTTATTCCTACatgaagatttgaagaaagaTGAGACTCTGAATTGTCTACTTCAAGGGTTCCAATGTTCAAAGTGTGATAAATTTATCGAAAGCAAAGATGAGAAGCATTTCATAATCATAGAGCCTCCAGAGATGGTGAAATTGGAAATGGACCATCATCGTGATTACTTTAACcttcaattatattttaatcttctCAATGACGAGTCTTCTGAAGAGACTCAGCTAGCCTGCGTAGAAGTAATAAGGAGAATTCTTGGCCACACACCCCCAGATATTCTGGTCAGAACAAGGTCTCAATGGATAGAATGCCTTGAATATCTGTTACTTCATGTTAATACAGATGTAAGGGAAGCATTCTGTGCTCAGATTGGTATCTTTGTACAGCATCCTATTTTGGGCTGTTTGTTTCATGGTGACGATGCTATGGAAAAAAGTTGCGAACAAAAGTTTTTTAGTTTGATTGAACATTCTCTAGCAACAGCGAAGGAACTTCTTGTCATCCAGACTCTACTGGAAACGACAGCTGAAGTTATGGTAGCTGTTGATGTTACTAGTGAGCTTTTCATGTTTTGTCTTTTCCTGCTGATTGATCAGCTTGATCATCCAAACTTGATCATCCGAATAAATGCTTCAAGGTTAATAAATCGGTCATCCTACATCCATGTGAAAGGGGGATTTGCAACCCTACTTTCCAGAGTTGCTCATATTCAAAATGAGTTGTTTGATAATCTATCTGCCAGGCTGACCAGCCGTCCAAATGTGGTAAGAGAATTCGCAGAGGCTGTTTTAGGTGTTGAAACTGAAGAAATTGTGAGGAAAATGGTCCCTGTTGTTCTTCCTAAGCTCTTGGTATACCGGCAGGAAAATGCTGATGCAGCCAATACCTTGAACGAACTGGCAAGGTTATTAGACACAGACGTGGTACCGCTAATAGTTATTTGGTTACCCAGAGTTCTTGCATTTGCTCTGAATCAAAAAGAGGACAAGAATCTGCTCTCAGTTTTGCAATTGTATCACTCACAGATTGGTTCTGACAACCAAGAAATTTTTGCTGCTGCGTTGCCTGCACTCTTAGATGAGCTAGTATGCTTTGTGGACATTGCTGATATACCTGAGACAGATAGACG GCTACAGAGACTGCCTGAGGCAATAAAGAAGATCTCAAAAGTTTTAACAAATACCGAAGATCTTCCTGGATTCTTACAAAATCATTTTGTTGGACTCCTTAACAGTATTGACAGAAAAATGCTCCATGCAGATGACATTTTTCTTCAGAAACAAGCGCTGAAGCGTATTAAGCTGCTCATTGAGATGATGGGCCATTATCTCAGCACATATGTGCCTAAGCTTATGGTTCTCCTTATGCATGCCATTGACAAAGATGCACTTCAGAGCGAGGGTCTCTTGGTCTTGCATTTTTTTGCAAGAAAGTTGGCTGCTGTATCGCCATCTAGCATAAATTATGTGATTTCTCAGGTATTTGCGGCACTCATCCCCTTcttggagaaagagaaggaaggtCCTCATGTTCATTTGGAGGAAGTGGTAAATATTCTTGAAGAACTTGTTTTGAAGAATAGAGATATACTAAAGCAGCGCATTTGTGAGTTTCCCCTCTTACCTAGCATACCGTCTTTAGGAGAATTGAACAATGCTATACAAGAAGCACGTGGATTAATGAGCCTGAAAGATCAGTTCCGGGATATTGTAAATGGTATGAAACATGAGAACCTGAATGTTAGATACATGGTGGCATGTGAGCTAAGCAAATTGCTGTATCACAGAAATGAAGATGTTGCTGCACTAATTGCTGGTGAACTTGTCTCAGACATGGAAATCGTGAACTCCTTAATCACATCTTTACTACAGGGATGTGCAGAAGAATCTCGAACTACAGTGGGTCAGAGGTTTAAGTTAGTCTGTGCAGATTGTCTTGGAGCAATAGGTGCTATTGACCCTGCCAAAGTGAGAGTTGCTTCATGCAGTCGTTTTAAAATCCAATGCTCAGATGATgatcttatctttgagctcattCATAAACACTTGGCAAGAGCTTTTAGAGCTGCACAGGATACAATCATACAAGACTCAGCTGCTCTTGCCATACAGGAATTACTAAAGATTGCTGGTTGTGAGCCATCATTAGCTGGGAATGTTGTTCTGTTTACCCCCCAGGAGTGTGTACAAGTCAATGTATCTGGTTCTAGAAGATGTGGAAGTAACAGTGAAGTGAAGGATAGGGGGAAAAAACTATGGGATCGCTTCTCAAACTATGTTAAAGAACTAATAGCTCCCTGCTTGACTTCAAGGTTTCAGCTTCCAAATGTGTCTGACCCTGGATCAGCTGGACCAATTTATCAGCCTTCTATGTCATTCAGAAGGTGGCTGTCCTACTGGATAAGGAAATTGACAGCACATGCAACTGGATCCCGTGTAAGCATATTTGCTGCTTGCCGTGGCATAGTGCGTCACGATATGCAGACAGCTACGTATCTCTTACCATACTTAGTTCTGAATGTTGTTTGCCATGGGACTGAGGCAGCACGGCTTAGCATTTCAGAAGAGATCCTTTCTGTTCTTGATGCTGCTGCATCAGAAAATAGTGGAGTGACAATAAACAGCTTTGGTGTTGgtcagagtgaagtttgtgtTCAAGCTGTTTTCACGCTTCTTGATAACCTTGGGCAATGGGTTGACGACGTGAAGCAGGGAGCAGCACTCTCATCGTCTATGCAGTTATCAGGTGGTAGGCAAGTAGCACCCAAATTGAAAGACCAGGTTTCAACCTTAACAACAGAACAGGATCATCTTCTTGTACAATGTAAATATGTGTTGGAGCTTTTGCTTGCTATTCCCAAGGTGACCCTTGCTAGGGCTTCTTTCAGGTGCCAAGCTTATGCCAGGTCATTGATGTACCTCGAATCCCATGTACGTGGAAAGTCAGGCTCCTTAAATCCCGCAGCAGAGAAGACAGGCATCTTTGAAAATGCTGATGTCTCTTCTCTGATGGGAATATACAGCTGCCTTGACGAGCCTGATGGTCTTTCGGGCTTTGCAAGTTTAAGCAAATCGTTAAGTTTGCAAGACCAATTGTTGATAAATAAGAAATCTGGTAATTGGGCAGAAGTTTTCACTGCATGTGAACAAGCCCTTCAGATGGAACCAACATCAGTTCAAAGACATTCTgatgttcttaattgcttgctTAACATGTGCCACCATCAGACAATGGTCACTCATGTTGACGGACTAATTTCCAGAGTACCTGAGTACAAGAAAACGTGGTGCACACAAGGTGTACAAGCTGCATGGAGACTTGGAAAGTGGGAATTGATGGATGAGTATCTTGGTGGAGCTGATGCAGAAGGTTTACTATTCAGTAGCTCAGACAGTAATGCCTCCTTCGACAGAGATGTAGCAAAGATTCTCCAAGCAATGATGAAGAAAGATCAATACTCTGTAGCTGAGAGAATAGCAATTTCCAAACAAGCTCTCATTGCTCCTCTAGCTGCTGCAGGCATGGACTCCTATACACGAGCATATCCTTTTGTTGTCAAACTTCACTTGCTAAGGGAGCTAGAGGACTTCCAGGGGGTTCTTAATGGGGATTCATATCTGGAAAAGTCATTTAGTACAAGTGATCCGGTGTTTTCGAAAGTAGTAGATAACTGGGAGAACCGGCTCAGATTTACACAATCATCGTTGTGGACAAGGGAACCTCTCTTAGCTTTCCGAAGACTCGTCTTTGGTGCCTCTGGGCTTGGTTCTCAAGTTGGGAACTGTTGGCTTCAATATGCAAAGCTTTGCCGTTTAGCTGGACACTATGAGACAGCTCACAGGGCAATTTTGGAAGCTCAGGCTTCTGGTGCACCTAATGTTCACATGGAAAAGGCGAAACTTCTTTGGATCACTAGGCGTTCTGACAGTGCCATTATAGAGCTACAACAGTCTCTCCTGAATATGCATGAGGGAGTTGTTGACTCAACTGTAATTTCTTCTATCAAAAGCTTACTGATGGCTCCCCCGAATCAAGAGCCTACAGTTCGTAACACACaatctttcaaagaaaaaaaagatgttgcAAAGACTCTTCTTTTGTATTCCAAATGGATCCATCACAGTGggcagaaacaaaagaaagatgttTTAAATCTTTACACCCAAGTCAAGGACTTGCTGCCCTGGGAGAAGGGATATTTCCATTTGGCTAAGTATTATGATGAACTATATGTTGATGCAAGAAAGTGTCAACAAGAGAGCTCTTTATTGAGCTCTGCAGGCAGTAAAAAAGGATCTGTCTCGTCGAACTTAAGCACTGAGAAAGCAGGGTGCGATTACCTATTTAAGGGAATGTACTTCTATGCCAAGGCACTTCACAGTGGGCACAAGAATCTCTTTCAAGCACTTCCGAGGTTGTTAACACTATGGTTTGACTTTGGTACTATCTATAAAACAAGTGGCTCAGCGGGAAATAAAGAATTGAAAAGTACTCATATGAAG ATAATGAGTTTAATGAGAGGCTGCTTAAAGGATCTACCAACCTATCAGTGGTTAACTGTGTTGCCTCAGTTGGTTTCTAGAATTTGTCACCAGAATGGGGATACAGTACTCATGGTTAAAAATATCATCACCTCTGTTCTACATCAATTTCCTCAGCAAGGGCTCTGGATTATGGCAGCTGTTTCAAAATCTACTGTTCCTGCTAGGAGGGAAGCAGCTGCAGAAATCATACAAGGTGCACGAAAAGGTTTTAACCAAGGTGACAGAGGCCACAATTTGTTCATTCAGTTTGCTAGTTTGACTGATCATTTCATTAAACTGTGCTTCCATGGAGGACAACCAAGATCCAAGGTTATCAATATAGCGACTGAATTCAGTGCCTTGAAAAGAATGATGCCGCTGGATATCATCATGCCAATTCAACAATCTCTTACCATTAGCCTACCAGCATTCGATATGAACAACAATGAACGACACTCTGCCAGTGTATTTTCTGATTCAGATCTACCAACTATTTCTGGTATAGCTGATGAAGCCGAGATACTTTCATCCCTTCAGCGCCCAAAGAAG ATCATTCTGCTGGGAAATGATGGTATTGAGTATCCATTCCTCTGCAAGCCCAAGGATGATCTCAGGAAAGATGCTCGGATGATGGAATTTACTGCGATGATAAACCGCTTACTATCCAAATATCCCGAAAGCAGGCGAAGGAAGCTATATATCCGCACCTTTGCAGTAGCTCCTCTGACTGAAGACTGTGGTCTGGTGGAGTGGGTTCCACATACACGTGGACTCCGCCATATTTTACAAGATATATACATTTCTTGTGGAAAGTTTGACCGGCAGAAAACAAATCCGcaaattaaaagaatatatgaTCAATGCGCTGTTAAAAAGGAGTATGAAATGCTGAAGACCAAGATCCTCCCTATGTTCCCTCCGGTTTTCCATAAATGGTTCTTGACGACGTTTTCTGAACCAGCTGCTTGGTTTAGGTCACGTGTAGCTTATGCTCACACCACAGCAGTTTGGTCCATGGTTGGGCACATTGTTGGACTTGGTGACCGTCATGGAGAAAATATCCTCTTTGACTCTACTTCAGGTGATTGTGTTCATGTAGACTTCAGTTGCTTATTTGACAAAGGCTTACAACTGGAGAAGCCTGAGTTGGTGCCATTCAGATTGACCCAG AACATGATCGATGGTTTGGGCATCACTGGATATGAGGGCATCTTCATGAGGGTATGTGAAATCACTCTCACAGTGTTGAGGACACATAGGGAGACATTGATGAGCATACTGGAGACATTCATCCATGATCCTCTTGTGGAGTggacaaaaacacacaaatcaagCGGAGTAGAAGTTCAGAACCCACATGCTCAG CGGGCCATAAGCAGCATTGAAGCCCGGTTGCAGGGCGTGGTTGTTGGTGTTCCACTACCGGTAGAAGGTCAGGCTCACCGGTTGATTGCTGATGCAGT